Proteins encoded in a region of the Gemmatimonadota bacterium genome:
- a CDS encoding TlpA family protein disulfide reductase produces MNAPSRWRRWLSPWNLFTLAVLVWAAPRLLPHLGAVAGVRSGGNARPSYRVATLAGDTLGSESLRGQVVLVNFWATWCGPCRVEMPLLERMYVRHRDRGFVLLGLSVDRGGEQAVRDYVRSRGVTYPVAVVGAREEGAFGGVRGYPTSYLLDRNGVVRHVVIGPLAPATLELAVRRLLDEPAPTGR; encoded by the coding sequence ATGAACGCTCCCTCCCGCTGGCGTCGATGGCTCTCCCCGTGGAACCTGTTCACCCTCGCGGTGCTGGTGTGGGCTGCCCCACGCCTCCTCCCGCATCTGGGGGCGGTGGCTGGCGTTCGGTCCGGCGGGAACGCGCGCCCGTCGTATCGGGTCGCCACCCTCGCCGGCGATACGCTCGGGTCTGAGTCGCTGCGCGGACAGGTCGTCCTCGTGAACTTCTGGGCGACCTGGTGTGGGCCCTGCCGTGTTGAGATGCCGCTGCTGGAACGGATGTACGTGCGGCACCGCGATCGTGGCTTCGTCCTCCTGGGGCTGAGCGTCGATCGGGGGGGCGAGCAGGCGGTACGCGACTACGTGCGCTCACGCGGGGTGACGTACCCGGTCGCCGTCGTGGGCGCGCGCGAGGAGGGCGCATTCGGCGGGGTGCGTGGCTATCCCACGTCGTACCTGCTGGATCGAAACGGCGTGGTGCGCCACGTGGTCATCGGCCCGCTGGCCCCCGCGACGCTCGAACTGGCGGTCCGTCGGCTGCTCGACGAGCCGGCGCCCACCGGTCGCTGA
- a CDS encoding substrate-binding domain-containing protein, whose amino-acid sequence MPRLPFSSPFLLALAGVAVLSARGLDAAAAGPPPSVAFDTVRVDGSNGVLPLVAALAEAYQREHPATVIVIGKGMGSGARLAALREGRIDIALASHGLDTAALVREGFTPHRVATTAVVIGVNAGAPARAISATQLCAVFTGGPPAWRTVTGREEPVAMSVVARAESEVDMEVLRRGVACLTSAPMAPHVAIVADTDAMQRALLASPGAIGITTATVVRQGGARLRALALDGVEPTPEAVASGRYPLVRDSYLVAAAVPSGATARFLAWVRSPAATPVLTANGAVGVR is encoded by the coding sequence GTGCCCCGGCTCCCCTTCTCGTCACCGTTCCTGCTGGCACTCGCCGGAGTCGCCGTCCTTTCCGCGAGGGGGCTCGATGCCGCGGCCGCCGGGCCGCCCCCATCAGTCGCTTTTGACACCGTGCGCGTGGACGGCTCCAACGGGGTGCTGCCACTCGTCGCCGCCCTGGCCGAGGCGTATCAGCGCGAGCACCCGGCGACGGTGATCGTGATCGGGAAGGGGATGGGGAGCGGGGCGCGCCTGGCGGCGCTGCGCGAGGGGCGCATCGACATCGCCCTCGCGAGCCACGGGCTCGACACCGCCGCCCTCGTCCGCGAGGGCTTCACCCCGCATCGAGTGGCGACGACCGCCGTCGTCATCGGCGTGAATGCAGGGGCGCCGGCGCGAGCGATCAGCGCCACGCAGCTGTGCGCCGTCTTCACCGGTGGCCCGCCAGCCTGGCGCACGGTCACCGGGCGCGAGGAACCCGTGGCCATGTCGGTCGTGGCGCGGGCGGAGTCGGAGGTGGACATGGAGGTGCTCCGCCGCGGCGTCGCGTGCCTGACGAGCGCACCGATGGCGCCGCACGTGGCGATCGTCGCCGACACCGACGCCATGCAGCGGGCCCTCCTCGCGTCGCCGGGGGCGATCGGGATCACGACGGCCACGGTGGTGCGGCAAGGTGGTGCACGGCTTCGCGCGCTGGCGCTCGATGGCGTGGAGCCGACGCCCGAGGCGGTGGCCTCGGGGCGCTACCCCCTGGTGCGCGATTCGTACCTCGTGGCCGCGGCCGTCCCGTCCGGGGCGACCGCGCGCTTCCTGGCCTGGGTGCGTTCGCCTGCCGCCACTCCGGTCCTGACGGCCAACGGGGCCGTCGGCGTTCGTTAG